From one Armatimonadota bacterium genomic stretch:
- a CDS encoding universal stress protein, translated as MIIHVRGDVIELSGSLRENYWPALKSAVSLQLKRYPNGIVIDGHGLTDIDETGARTFLEASDYIEAQRARVVVARLPEHILEQIRQIPGARSQLPLAATVEEARESLAVGAGEAAIEIHRRLAILVPLVGDWAKALEYAVPQARARRTEIHLLYVLEVPRALPLGVPLPDKERQARETLAEAERRLKRTGLTIRKLTVRSRTSIEGITKFVSETEPELLLAAYPKSHFERGHELYSVISAFFQETKSDVAIFCTGAPESGEGPCQPALLVPMIGAWEEAVEFAATQAAAEKAEIHLLYVLQVPRTQPLDVALPDEEQNAQATLSGAEKIVRRHGLTVRRHIQRSRTLFDGIAKFAVRTKPKLLLLSYFREDMIDENSRYGEIITLCNEAPCDVALIFTRHLSSPAD; from the coding sequence ATGATTATTCACGTAAGAGGCGATGTCATCGAGCTCAGTGGTTCGCTTCGCGAGAACTACTGGCCGGCATTGAAGTCGGCAGTCAGTTTGCAGCTGAAACGGTATCCAAATGGAATAGTGATTGATGGCCATGGGCTCACCGATATAGACGAAACCGGTGCACGCACATTCTTAGAGGCTAGCGACTACATTGAAGCACAAAGGGCAAGGGTAGTTGTAGCCCGACTTCCAGAGCACATTCTAGAGCAAATCCGCCAAATTCCAGGGGCCCGCTCGCAACTTCCGCTGGCGGCCACCGTAGAAGAGGCACGGGAGTCGCTGGCAGTTGGTGCAGGAGAGGCGGCTATTGAAATTCATCGCCGGCTGGCAATCCTTGTGCCGTTAGTTGGCGATTGGGCGAAAGCTCTTGAATATGCTGTACCCCAGGCACGTGCCCGAAGAACAGAGATACACCTCCTTTATGTTTTAGAAGTACCAAGAGCTTTGCCACTTGGAGTACCATTGCCTGACAAGGAGCGTCAGGCGCGAGAGACTCTTGCTGAAGCAGAGCGAAGGCTCAAACGAACTGGTTTAACCATTCGCAAGCTTACGGTACGTTCGAGGACTTCTATCGAGGGAATCACGAAGTTTGTCTCAGAAACTGAACCTGAATTGCTCCTAGCAGCTTATCCTAAGAGCCATTTCGAGCGTGGTCACGAGCTTTACAGCGTTATCAGCGCTTTCTTCCAAGAAACGAAGTCTGATGTTGCCATATTTTGCACTGGGGCTCCCGAGTCTGGCGAGGGACCATGCCAGCCTGCACTGCTTGTTCCAATGATTGGTGCGTGGGAGGAAGCTGTTGAATTCGCCGCGACCCAGGCAGCTGCGGAAAAAGCCGAAATTCACCTACTTTATGTGCTCCAGGTTCCACGGACACAGCCGCTCGACGTTGCTTTGCCGGATGAAGAGCAAAATGCCCAAGCGACTCTTAGTGGAGCAGAGAAAATTGTTCGTAGGCATGGTTTGACTGTAAGACGGCATATCCAGAGGTCAAGGACCTTGTTCGATGGTATAGCCAAGTTTGCAGTAAGAACAAAGCCGAAACTCCTGCTATTATCATATTTTAGAGAAGATATGATTGACGAAAACAGCCGCTATGGAGAGATTATAACACTTTGCAATGAAGCTCCTTGCGATGTAGCTCTCATATTCACGCGGCATCTATCTTCGCCAGCAGATTAA